The genome window CAGTCGTGAATATGGCTgcggaggatgagaagggaTCGTTGGAAGTCGGCTCCCATTGGCCTGTGATGGAAAATAACCACCAGGCGAGAGTGGCGTGCTGTTCGAGTATGGCTCAAGGGGAGGATCGTCGGCGTAATTTGGTTCTTGGCCTAGgacctcttcttcgtcgctTTCAAGAATCTGTACGCTTCGCGAAGTGGGCGAAGCTCTCGACTTTTTCTTACCGCGAGATGAATCAGTTGTGCCAACGACTGTTTCCATCGATACCGCGATAACGCCCTTTTCATGGCGCATCTGAGAAGTGTCTGCAATATTAGCGCCTCTTCTTGGCCCGTATGTATGATTGTCTGCACTTCCATGGCCATAAGGTCCGAATCTGGCTGGGCCAGTTTGCATTTGATTTGACAGTCTCCCACCAAGGTCAACAACTACTTCAACCACATACTTGAAGCTGATCATCTCTCCAGGCACACCTTTAATTGTCGGAAAGGAGTCGTCAGGTAGCTTAACGGTCACGGTGACCGATGTTTGCATGGTGTTAGGGTCGATGATTAGTGGTGCTATGTTCTGGTCAAGGTCCTTACGGAATATGCTTGTAGAACTCGAAGATGTCAACGAAAGACCACCCAAACCGGTCCGAGATCGTGGAAACACATCCTCCTTATCAATGCGAGCCACATCGTCACGACTTAAAGTCTCGTCAAACAGAGCACTCGGTGGGTTGCTGTCGATTTTGCCTTGTCTGAGGAGTGTTACAATCACACCAGTCATGCTCTTCACCCTTTTAGTATGTTGAACCGTGACCCGCACGGAGACAGCATCACCCGGTAAGCAACCGCCCTTCAGCAGCTCAACTGTCGCGGTAATCGTCTTTTTATCAACTGCCTGTTGCTTAGCCGATGTGAGTGTCCCGACCTGGGACAGCGCGGCTTCCGGCCTACTCAAGCTTGTGCTGTTGCTGACGCCACTTTCGCCGCTGATTTCGCTTCGCATATCGCTCTGTATTGGACTTCTCGGATTCGTCACCTGCTCACGAAGGTCTTCTGTTGGTGTTTCCAAAGGATCTTGCTCCGAATTGAATTCGTTGATCTCGGAGGGAGCTGCAGTTGATTTGTCCATCACCATAGACTTTCTCCTACGATTTCGTTTCGATATCGGTTCCAAGAAGATGGTGCGCGGCCGAGGGACAGGCAGCAGTCCAACATCCACATCCTCTACTAATATAACTTTTCGCTcgcatgatgatgttggggCAATCGATGTTGGTCGAGTTAGCGTGGCTGTTACCATATATGAAACGGTCCCTCGCTCGAACTGCATGGTAAATTAGTGACGAGAGAATAATTGAGGAAAGCAGTAAACCTACGTCAATACTGCTTGGAAGTCCTTTGTCAGGAAACAGTAGGTCGAACCCAAACTCGTATCTGCCAGGTTCCAGCCTCCCCTCGCCGCTTAATACCTGCTCGTCTTGGAAAAGGCTTGCGAGACCATTGCCGTGATATCGTGGGCGCGCCGAGTCCCCATTCTGCGGTAGTACGATACTTCCTTGCGCTTTTGCGACCGAAGTCGGATCTTTTAAGACACGGACATATCCGTGTAGCGATACGGTTAAATGAGTAATGCGAACAGGTTTTACGACGACTATGACGACAGCACCACGGACATTGTCGCCAGCACTGTATCGACGGTGTGGTTCCTCAGCACGAATATGAAAGTCGGTGATATTGCGATTCCGATTGCGCAAAGGGAGCGAGAGAGGGAGGCTCAGGCGCGAAAGAAATCTTGGGCGCGTAGAAGAGGTGGTAGATGCGGTGGGGGAGGTAGCCCGCGGGGCGGGAGAGGTCGCTGAGCCAGCAGACTCGGCAGGAGAAGATATCTCGAGGTTCGTAGGCGTATTTGGAACGTTAGAGTTCGTAGGACCAGGAGCTCCTGTGGGATTGGAGAGCGAGGGAGAAGATCTCGACCGGCGGCCCATTCCCAGACGTGGTGCCAAAGGCATAAGAAGGACCAGGATCCAAGGTCGAGAGCGACGTCGAGCTCAGAAAACCGACGTCGCAATCCTTGGAGCGAGAGCTCGCAGCCTCTTGCTCTGGATTATTTTTTAAGTCTTATCGGGAAGCCGTTGAATTATATGTATGCGGCGGGTACGACCGTTGAAGCAGAGGCGTTTCAATCTGTGGGCGCGTCGGCGGCGGTTGCGGCTGCGTGTTCTAAGCC of Fusarium oxysporum Fo47 chromosome I, complete sequence contains these proteins:
- a CDS encoding or S-antigen, N-terminal domain-containing protein, with the protein product MPLAPRLGMGRRSRSSPSLSNPTGAPGPTNSNVPNTPTNLEISSPAESAGSATSPAPRATSPTASTTSSTRPRFLSRLSLPLSLPLRNRNRNITDFHIRAEEPHRRYSAGDNVRGAVVIVVVKPVRITHLTVSLHGYVRVLKDPTSVAKAQGSIVLPQNGDSARPRYHGNGLASLFQDEQVLSGEGRLEPGRYEFGFDLLFPDKGLPSSIDFERGTVSYMVTATLTRPTSIAPTSSCERKVILVEDVDVGLLPVPRPRTIFLEPISKRNRRRKSMVMDKSTAAPSEINEFNSEQDPLETPTEDLREQVTNPRSPIQSDMRSEISGESGVSNSTSLSRPEAALSQVGTLTSAKQQAVDKKTITATVELLKGGCLPGDAVSVRVTVQHTKRVKSMTGVIVTLLRQGKIDSNPPSALFDETLSRDDVARIDKEDVFPRSRTGLGGLSLTSSSSTSIFRKDLDQNIAPLIIDPNTMQTSVTVTVKLPDDSFPTIKGVPGEMISFKYVVEVVVDLGGRLSNQMQTGPARFGPYGHGSADNHTYGPRRGANIADTSQMRHEKGVIAVSMETVVGTTDSSRGKKKSRASPTSRSVQILESDEEEVLGQEPNYADDPPLEPYSNSTPLSPGGYFPSQANGSRLPTIPSHPPQPYSRLVPVQHPSLWPQDVAGSNLSGPVHSPAAPSYIPPPEILNQNNLSEKERIRQAETRLLPSQPPEAGPSTSHDDEDIYDAEDTPRVPDLGGGFVPSAPNAPSAPDAGPSAPSEDDVDLPTVLLPGVVEDKQELERQRLLNEASAPPDVPEDMQRRADEGPSREVEADAEASAPSAPVVDDYDDFPGYGSSAGPSGTSRHADGEQLPAYQR